A region from the Medicago truncatula cultivar Jemalong A17 chromosome 6, MtrunA17r5.0-ANR, whole genome shotgun sequence genome encodes:
- the LOC112418143 gene encoding uncharacterized protein gives MAGNSRKTDKDIAKHSVLIMYIQRYLNVKVDETFTIINNAAFRFHPRCKRLNLIHVCFADDLLLFSRGDVDSVSQLFEAFSLFSAAFGLKANQVKSSIYLGGVSMSFQDAIVTKFNLIKDELPFRLQLIKSVLFGVQTYWSQVFVLPHKVLKLIQTACRVFVWTGKSGTSKRVLIAWERICLPKTAGGWNVIDLKVWNQTAICKLLWNLANKKDVLWVKWVREYYTKGRNVLLMDVSAQAPWVIKKVFGATKTISSVDGSIFQQANFSIKRMYNALRGDFAKVDEKMETLEEGTEV, from the exons ATGGCAGGTAACTCGCGTAAGACGGATAAAGATATTGCCAAACACTCTGTTTTGATAATGTATATTCAAAGGTATCTTAATGTTAAAGTTGATGAAACATTTACCATCATCAATAATGCTGCTTTCCGGTTCCACCCAAGATGTAAAAGGTTGAACTTAATTCATGTGTGTTTTGCTGATGATTTGCTGCTATTTTCTAGAGGTGATGTGGATTCTGTCTCACAACTTTTTGAAGCTTTTAGCTTGTTTAGTGCTGCTTTTGGCCTTAAAGCAAATCAGGTTAAGAGCTCAATTTATTTGGGAGGTGTATCCATGAGCTTTCAAGATGCTATTGTCACTAAGTTTAACCTCATCAAAGATGAGCTTCCTTTTCG GTTACAACTTATCAAATCAGTCTTGTTTGGTGTTCAAACTTATTGGAGTCAGGTTTTTGTGCTTCCTCATAAGGTTCTAAAACTTATTCAAACAGCTTGTAGGGTATTTGTCTGGACCGGAAAATCTGGCACTTCCAAAAGAGTTCTTATTGCTTGGGAGCGTATATGTCTACCTAAGACAGCTGGTGGGTGGAATGTAATTGATTTGAAAGTTTGGAATCAAACTGCAATTTGTAAACTTCTTTGGAATTTGGCCAACAAGAAGGATGTTTTATGGGTGAAATGGGTTCGTGAATATTACACTAAGGGGAGGAATGTGCTACTCATGGATGTGTCTGCACAAGCTCCATGggtaataaaaaaagtctttggTGCAACAAAGACTATTTCAAGTGTTGATGGCAGTATTTTTCAACAAGCTAATTTCTCTATTAAAAGAATGTATAATGCTTTAAGAGGTGACTTTGCAAAG GTAGATGAAAAGATGGAAACACTTGAAGAGGGGACGGAAGTTTAA